A segment of the Psilocybe cubensis strain MGC-MH-2018 chromosome 5, whole genome shotgun sequence genome:
AATCTGAGGATTGATTGGAGTTTCACTGCGCTCCCCCCGAGCGGCTTTATACCTCTATCCAAAAATACGACCATACGGCCTCGCGCACGCCAATTGAATATATCGCGCACTGAAGCCGTACGCCATCGTGCATACGCACACGGTTAATTGTTCTCTGCTAGCTAAATCTGGGGGGGATAAACCCAGACGACAGCAAGACAATAACGCACAACACAATAAGGCGAATCCGGGTCTACAAATTTGACCAGCCAAGTATTCATACGCGATTATAGTATTAACGAGACAATAACGGCTGATTATAGAAGCAGACAGTGTTCCAGGATGGCGTCGCGGAGAAAAGCCGAGAATAGGTGACGACACCCAGAGAACAAAAAGCGTCGTCCGGATCTGGAAAGCACGTGGGAAAGCACTATGTCGGCGGGGAGAAAAAAGCAGGCAAAGTCTATTGGAAGTCATGTAGACCAGAGATAGTGCGATTGAATGGAAGACGAGACACGAGACGTGAAACAGGCAATGGAGATGAGAACAGCCTATGTCGCGACGAATAGACATTGAGAAGACATTTGAACTCCCCGTTGGAGTATAGAGATTCCAGGAAGGCCGGTTTAATGAACTGAATACTGAGAGCTTTGCAATAGACCGGGAGGAGCTCTATAAGCCGTAGAGATATAAGTATATAGTTGGAACGGGCATGCGCTGGATTAATTTGTGTTGCGATGACCTAATGACCGGGGAGATGGTAAATTGACAATCCTCGCGAGCGCAACACAGAAAAAGGGCGACATTGGGGAGAACTGGCAGCGTCTCAGATATTCCAGGAGCAAGATATGTGgtggaaaggaagaaagaaaagacaaagcGTTGTGTACCTTTTGTAGGAGTTATGGACAAAGGGAATGCACACATCGGGTAAGCGGTGACAGTCACACACCCCTGAGGAGGACGCGTCGCTGTGACTGCTTCCGCATTTGGAAGAGGTCACATGATTGACGCGTTAGAATTTGAACCATGACCCGATTAGGAAGTGTTCACCTTTAGCTTTGACCATGTTCAAGGGCATCCTCCCAGCGAGACGAGTCCCGTCGACGGACTTCACTATCATCACCACCCTCGCCGACCCCGACGGCAAGGAGAACCAGCCAACTCTCACCGTACAGACAAACCTCCCAGCGACCAACAAGTCCCGCTCAGCGAGTAAGGGGTTCATGCGCAgccagaggaagaaaaacacAGACTCCAAGCGCTCAAAGGAGAGCCCCGTGGCTCCCGCTCCTGTCTCAGGAGAGGCATTCGACAAGCTTCTCGTAAGTTGGCCttcattttctctctctttgtGGTCACAGGTGCTGACTGGGTGCCCCAGGATGACCTTCAGATCCCGTCGTCACTGAGACCCAAGCTCTATGGCATGGACGCCTCAGTCAAGGCAGCCATGCTCAAGTCGTCGCAGACGATGGCTGTTGGGCCCAGTGCAGAGGCCACAGCGACCACAGCACCCCGGTCTCATGCCGTGCGCAAGGCGCATAGCACCGACTCGATGAATTCGCCTCGGCACCCAACCATAGCCTCTCTAAGCGGCGACACCTCCGAGCTCCCGTATCCGGGTCTCTTAGCAGCGCACGTGTCCGCGCATCACTCACCATACCTTTCGTCTCCACCCAGAAAACCGAGCCACAGTCGTGGCATTTCCTTTGAGGGCACTAGATTGTTCTCCAAGAGCCAGGTCAATCTCGTGCCTAGCTCATCATCCACTCTAGACTTGGCTACAGGCCTCAAATCAAGCAAGGAAAAGGGCACCGTTCACACAAAGAATCTCGCGCCGACGCGCTTCTGCAGTGTCCTTGCCACCGTGTCCAGCACTCAATTGGACGTAGAAGATTTAAAGAAACTGAGACTGTTACTTCGAAACGAATCTGCATCGTAAGCGCCGCCACTCTTTGATCCCTTTGAATTGTTTTGATTAACTTGCTCGCTTAGTTGGTCAGAAGAGTTCCTGAAACTTGGGGGTTACACCGGTCTGCTGACCCGCCTGAACGAAATATTGGAAGTGGAGTGGAGGTATGCAACGAAACATTCATGAACTTTGTCTAGCGCCTCATCGTTTCTACAGAGAAGAACAGCATGACGACCAGGTCCTGCATGAACTTCTTCGCTGCTTTAAGGCACTGTCCACATCATCCATTGGGTGCTTCGCCCTGCGCAGCTCGTGCCCTACACCTTTTGTCCAGCTCGTCGCGCTCCTCTACTCGGACAAGAAGCCGGGTGAGGTTGCTACGCGTCAACTCATCGTCGagcttctcctcctcctattTGATCTTTACCCGCCTTCCTCTCTCCCCTCCACCGCCAACAAACCTCTGCTCTCCCCAGGCGTATCTTCTACCTCCTCCGCCCTGCGCCCGCGCGAGGCATGGGAAAGCCAGACCTCCGTCGCGACGTCGAACCTCATCACGCTCCCCGCGCCACATAAGAACTTCTTTTCGCTTATTCGCGCGTTGTTGCTCACACCCGCGCCACCCCCATCGGAGTCTCCTGGAGCGCCCGTCTCGCCACACGCGTTTATCGAGTCGCTTCACCTCCCGCGGATATACAAGACATATCTCCAGGAGCTGTCCGATGTGTGCAGGGACTATTTCTGGGTGTTCTGCCACCCAAACAACACAATTTGGGTTCTGGGGGAGACAAATGAGAATAGTGTCGAGAGGCCCCGTGCCCCAGGTGGGATGACGGGCGGCGTTGAGTTTGAAGCAATGGGCTACTTCGTATGTTTTTTCCTTGCCTAATAATACGTAGTTTTTTTACTGATATTTGGTCGCTACGTGTAGACAACGCACTTGAAGCTTATCAATGCTATCTCGAAGAGCGTCGAGGCGCTCGGCATGGTCAAGGACCACGAGCTCTCTGCATACCGTTTCCACACcgacctcttcctctccGGCTTGGAGCGCATCATCCTCGTAAGttacttctcctttttttttacacaCATGTCTGATTTTCATTTTGCTACACGCTAGATCTCGCGCAAAGCATCGACAACGTATTACCCAACACTTCACCTCGAGCTCGCCCGTTACATTGCGTTCGCAACACGCGCAGGATTCGAACTGCCTTACACGGTCGCGCGGCTCATGGGCATGCCGCCCGTCGCACACGCCAAGAACCccgctgcagctgcagctgctcTCTCTGGCGGCGCGAGTAAATCCCGTAGTCATGCGGGATCTGCGCCCGGGTCTCCTGCAAGGAAGAGTAATACCGCTGCTGCCCGTCAGCCTCAACCACAGCAGGGACAAGTACAGGGACCGGGACAGCCACAGACACCAGTGACGCCGACGAATAAGCGGTTCACGATGGGCCAGGTGCCTGGTTCTGGGCAGCCGGTGGTGCCTGCGCTGCCGTCGCCACGCAGGATCGAGTCCATGCGGTTCGAGATGTGAGCCGTTGTGTCCCCAGAGATCGAGGACAGGACGTCAAGATTCAAAGCcaaagacgaagacgataaCGAAAATTCCCCTCCCCATTTCTTATGATGATAACAGATAAACGAATGGTTTTATCTTGCAACGAAAACAAAACGTGAACGAAAGAACGAACATGCACGAAAATGAAACGAAACGATGTATCTCTGGAACCCCCTCTCTCTCCCTTCCTGCACCCGTTTCTTGGACGTAGGAGTGCAACAATCATGTATAGGAGAAAAGTCAGAacttgaggaggagggggtgtaTTTTATATATTTAACGAGAAATCTGACCACACAAACACTCGAACGATTTTTTGCTACAGTacaattttattttttttcccttcccacatccacatcacacacacacactcacacatacatccacatccacaatcCACAATCCTCCTGCTTGACTTGACGCTTTGCTTCATACTGTTTGAAGAATTGattatgatttttttttcttcttgtgttttttttttctttattctatTGTTTCCGCTCTTGTGTACCCACCTATATATATACATCGCTTTGAAACCGAAAAAATCGCTTGTTCAATTAACGTTACCCCATTGCCTTGGACTTTATCTCGCTGTTCGCTTGTGTTTTCAGacgattttttttctcgctttttgttgctttgatcacctctttctttcctcaCTTTCACAGTGCACTTCAAGTTCTGGGCTGAGTATACCACCTGAACCGCTCATCCCAGTatctttttttcacttttttttccATTGTTCACATGTAAGCCTATATATTATTGCTGATATTTGCTTCTTTTTTCAATTTCGCGACTTTTTGCGTTGCGTCGATCCCGTTCCGTTCTTCCCTTATTGCCTCCATCCCCCATTTTATTTTATCGTTTTTGGCTTCTGAATATGTACAGATCACAGTGATCATAGACCGGTGGCACGCCATATTCACGTTTTTTGTTTCCCTagtatttctttttcagcGCCTTTCaacgttttctttcttggtcGTTGGGTGCGTTTTGCgtttttgaatttgattttctgcttcCCCATaacttttgttttctttctgtgCATTTGTCTTGTTTCTTTCCTTCATTGTGCTTCTTATGTATATATTTTCTTATGGTTTTTTTCCTTACATGCCTGATCTGCTTCTGCTCTGTACCGCTTCTTCCGACTTTGCCTTGTAACTTGTTGCGTGTTCCATGGTTGTTCCGGTCTCGGTGCCGACTACCATGCGATACGTGGGTAGTGCTCTTATGACGGTTCGGCTAGTCTAAAGCTGCCCTTGCTTCTCCCATTTGCTCGTCACCCCTATTACCCCTATTAGTCTATTTCCTCCGCACTTCTATATACTGGCAGATACCCCTATTCGTATGATCCTACTATGTACATAGGTCCTGGAATTGGACCCAGTTCTATACACGATCCACCAATCACTGAGCTTTTTTGGTGCTGATTTTTTGTATCTCATTTGTATTCGCACACCTCACAGTCCATCACGCGCTCCCGCCAAATGTCATTATCACACCGTCTTGTTCAATTTATCTATATTTTTGCCGAGCTCATACCCCAAAGTTTTGTCGCTTTTTTCGTATACGTGTATTTGGCCCTTTAATGTGCTACATTTCATGTCTGTGTTACAATCTGTATACATGCATGCGTCAAAATACATTGATTTTATTCGTACAAGTACAGATTTGATGAAGATGTCTCCAGGCGTAGTGAACATTCGACGTTAAACGCTGATGACaaccagagaaagagaaaaagaaaagcgcGGATCTCGCTACGTATACAAGTTGCGATCAGCTGATAAGTGCAAACAAGTAGCCCACAGGGCACACCCAAAATCCAATTCGACCTTCGCCGGCCTGTTTCTAGAACTTCTATGTCCCCAACTTTCGACTGACGATGGGCACAGGCGCACAGCCCTGGCCCATCGCGAAGCGAAATTAGTAGTCACGGTAGTACCCACCCTGGCCTCCTCCAGTCTGTCGTGCATATTCGTCGGCGGCATTCCCAaaatcgtcatcgtcatcgccaCCCTCGTCGTCGCCGTACCCACCACGCTGCTGGCTCCTGGCGTTGTACCCGTACCCATACCCACTGCCTTGCTCTTGCTCGTTCTGGTCTTCAGGCTCATCGTCGTATGAGGGTTGTTGTTGATAGCCGCcatattgttgttgttgctggacTCTTCCTTGAGAACCGTAACCATGGTACTGTTGTggttcatcctcttctccttcgccCTCGTCATATCCGTGTTGTTGAACCCTAGTCTGGGAACCGTAGCTTTGTTGGTGCTCGGGCTCATCCTGCTCTTGGTCTTCAGGATCATATCCGCGTTGTTCTCGTTGATGTTCTGACtgctcctcttcttcctcaccTCCTGGATAAGTATGGTCCCGAATTTGCTGAAGAAGCCCGGGGCCTTGTGTAGGTGCAATTTCTTGAGTGTAATTGGGAACCGCCCTCGACCCGGGTGCTTGAATCTGCCTCGATGCAGGCGCCCCAATTTCTCTCGACGCAGGGGCTTGTAGCTCCCTGGAAGGTACAACAGCGGCATTTGCAGGACTACCGACAGGTAGCTGGTTTGTCGAAACAGCACCCGCCGCAGGAGCCGCTATGGGTAATTTCCCCCCAATGAGCTTCTCCAAGCCCGCTATGACAGCGTCCAACTTGGCTTCAAGGCCTATAACCCTCTGGTCGAGCGACGCGTTGCTATGTTGGATGATGTCGAGTTTTTCTTCGAGTATGCCAATTCTGAGATGGACGGCGTCTTCTGAAGATAGAGAGACATGGGTGGCTTCGGTAGTGTGGTCGGTCATGACAGGAACGTCCCAATGTCCGAGGATGAGGTCTTTGCGGAGGCATAGAAGTGAATGCCACCACTCATGCGTCACACCCTCAGGAAGATCTTCACGAGGATAGTTCATGGCGCAGTCCCTGCAGAAGTACATGTCTAAAAACGGAGAGCAATCAATACACTGGATAAAGAAAACTAACAGAAAAACTCACTCATGCAGGAGTGACCAATACATCTGAAGAATTCGGATGCCACATTGATGTCTTCATCACATCTGGCGCATTTGAGAGTTACGCGCACTGGTGGTGTATACTTGCGCTTGGTTGGAGCTCCTTCCATATCTGAATCTCCATCGTCGCCATTATCACTGGGCTCTCCGTCAAATTCTCCCGCCGCCTTGTCAAGTAagtcgtcttcgtcatcttcttcgttcaACGCGGTACTATCTCTAGCGTTCTCCGAGTACTCGTAACGATCTTGCGCACTAAATTCTTGTGCCAACTGTTCAAATATAATCTCGGCTTCCAAACTGAACCTCTCGTTCTGAATTGACGAATATTGAAGGGCATGCAAGGCAGCAACGTGTCGATAGTTATGTGTCTTGACGTTATGttgctcaggaggaagaatGTGGCAACTGTcgcaaaaatcaaaaccgCCTAGCTTCCTCTCAATTTCGGAAAAACGATCGAGAATGGGGAATTCACATACCAGGATACCGACACATTGGACTGAGACACGTATATCGCTTTTCTCCCTTCGGCGATTCGTGGCATCGATCACAGTACCACCTAAAACAAGAGACAGGTTAAGCAACCAATCAAATAGAAAATTTAATTGATTAAGGCTTACTCGTCGGGGAGTTGGGAGAAGAAGGTTCTATCAGGCATACCTTGGAACAGACTCTCGTAGCTAGGATCCCATGCTCTTGGGATCAAAGGAGGGATCGCGTGTCTGTCCAGCGTCTTAACGTGTTCTTCCCAGGGCGGATATTGTAAGTAAGCACTCTCCGCAGTGATCTTGCTCATAGGGAAGTCATCGTGGATCGACAATTCAGAATATGCGTCCAAGAGCTCTTCGAATGAATATGGAACGTAAACTGAAAAATACGTCCACATTCCACCATAATAAGAATTGAAGGCTAAAAAAAGTTGTGTCAATTTCTGGCATACGGCCAGCCAAATAACAGAAATACCTTCAGAAGACGTATCCTCAAACCGTGCTGTAAGTAGGAAGGTATGAACATCAACACAAAGAATGACATTAGGACAGGGAGAAAAATTACCTTTCAATTCATTGATGTGATTGGCAGTAATCTTCCTTAACAGTTGGAATGTTGTGCTCAGACGGGCCCACTCCCTTATATCAACCGTGACTGTTGTACATTTACGCGCGAGCGCGAGAGTCTGTTCTAGCACTAGGGTACAAAGTTGAAGAATGTACTGCGAAGCCGGTAAATAAAAGGCCTTAAGAAGTACAGGTAAAGATTTCTGACCTTTTCGGGTTCCTTTTTTCCGTAAATTAAATGGATCGTTGCCTCATCTTCAAGGGTCCATTTCAACGACTGGAGATGTCCGCGATATATTTCATCTTGTTCGAAGACTTTTTGTTTGACAAGTTCTCGAAGTTCTTGTGTTGTACTAGGGGTCCGCTGACCGACAGGCTCGCGGGCAAAAGCGTGGCAAATGGTGTCAAAAAAGAATGTCGTATAATCGACAAGGTATCCACGATTGGTCCCAAGAACTTCACAACCCGTAATTTAGAATTTAATTATAAACAAGATCGTGAGCGACCATACCTTTTGCTTGCATTTCGGTAAGAGTAGAAAGGATCTTGTTGATACGTGTGCGATAAATGCGATTTTCATACGCCCACCCTGAAAAATTTGTATTTGAGACCTCAATTAACTCAGGACATTCGCAAAGGCAACGTACCTGCGGCACAGTATGCACACCACTGGGGTAGATTCCATCCTTTAGGAATCGCCTGCGAGAATGCGTTTGCCTCGCTGATACGAATGAATCCCGAATTATCGTTGTCGATAGCCTGAGTGATGTTTTCTCCGTAAGCGGCGATGTACTCCAAGGTCCACGAGTCGGGGTGATTGATCGATCCAAGCCTGGATAAGAAGCTGAACTTTGGCGCAGAACCATATTTCACAATTTGTTTTTCCTCCGTATCGGAGTCTTCCTGATGTTGCTCCCCATCGGGCTTATCGACGTGCTTTTTGCCGGAGAAACGGTCGAGATAAAACTCGAATACAGCGCTAACAAAAAATTTGTTCTCGACACAGAAGATCCAGTTCTGTGATATATGCGGTTTGTCAAAAGCTGGCAACGATAAACAACGAATAAACTCGCCATTTCTTTCCATAGGTGCCGAAGATCCTGAGGGTCACCAAAAGTCAGAAAAAGTGACGACGAGAGGGTAATAAAAGATACAGACCTCGTGGACGAGTCGGTCATATGGGCCAGAAAGAGACTTGATTACCAGCTGAGCTGAATTGGCGATGGACTGCTCGAGTTGTTTGGTGTGGAAACTTAATTTGACCTCAAACATATCCTTATTGCGTTCGCACAGAATGTCCAAGGACAATTCCAGctctttcttgattttcgCGAGCTGGGCATCGATGGCAAAGTCGATCTTGGCTTTCTCTGTATCCTTGACTTTTGAACCTTCGGCAGGCTTGTCCACATCTTTGCCTTTGTCACCGGATGATCCTGCGGCAGGCGCAAATGAGAATGCGGGATCCTTCGTCTCGGAGATCAAAGATTGCAGTATGGCAGGGTCGTTGATCCATGCGCTGGGAGGTCCCAGGCTACGTGTCTTCTTGTCGAGATTCTTCTCCCAGTCAGCCTTGGGAGTGAAGAAATGGGTGAGCACGACGTCCATCTTGAGAACAAGATCCTCGACGCCAACTGCTACTTGCACTTGCAGCGTTGTCTGGAGTTGGACACGGAACTCGGTGAACTCTGCGATGTGGCCTAGCATCCTTTTCTTCCAGTCCTGGGCTTTCCAAAATTTAACTGGCGAGCGAGTGTGAGCTTTACCAGTGTCAATGATAGTAGCGGATACTAACCGAAACGCGATTCTTTGTAATAGGTGTCAATGCTATTACCGCACGacttgatttctttttcCATGTTCGCTAAGATCAGGCCAAGTTTAGCCGTGGTCCTGACATTTTCTGCATCAGGCCACCGGTTTTGGCGACGGGTAGACAGATCATCGACACTAAAATGGATTATTCAGTCATAATGTGAAAAGGGAAAACAGGGAAAACCTACTCCAGTAGGACGCGCATCATATCCGTCTGGGCCAGGAAGACGGCAGTGACGCGTGCGTCGTTCTCCCGCCTATCTTGCTCAAACATCACTGCAGTCTTGAAGCTTACAACAACAGCTGATCCCGTAGTGAGTAATTACGATGATGAACACTCGACAAATGCTGACCTTTGGCAATAGGATGTAGCTCAGATACGCCTTCCAGCAATGCCAACAGATTGTTTGCGTGTTTGAGATAATCACGCCCATCGGCGGGAGGTGTTTCCTTCATCTTGGTATGAACTTTCTGCCATTGCTTGTACTCGTTCTCGAGAGCTTCATCTTGCGCGGCAGACTTGCGAACGTTGGTTGGCATCGCGAGGCAGACTGTGCGTTCCTTTGACGCTTGTGGTCGAAGCGATTTATCGATATGGCCATTTTATATGACTCACGGCAAGGGTCGCGACCTATGTTAGGAACTGTGAAGAGACCAACATGCAAAGCGTGTTCAATTCAACTGAAACGTTGATGATTGTAATCAAAATCAATTTCTCACGTTTAGCGCCTTACTTGTTATCATCATCTTTTGATTAGCGACTTCTAGTGCATAGTCGACCATCCTGATTCAACTTTTCAAGTTGGTTGAAGAACG
Coding sequences within it:
- a CDS encoding GTPase-binding protein rid1 produces the protein MFKGILPARRVPSTDFTIITTLADPDGKENQPTLTVQTNLPATNKSRSASKGFMRSQRKKNTDSKRSKESPVAPAPVSGEAFDKLLDDLQIPSSLRPKLYGMDASVKAAMLKSSQTMAVGPSAEATATTAPRSHAVRKAHSTDSMNSPRHPTIASLSGDTSELPYPGLLAAHVSAHHSPYLSSPPRKPSHSRGISFEGTRLFSKSQVNLVPSSSSTLDLATGLKSSKEKGTVHTKNLAPTRFCSVLATVSSTQLDVEDLKKLRLLLRNESASWSEEFLKLGGYTGLLTRLNEILEVEWREEQHDDQVLHELLRCFKALSTSSIGCFALRSSCPTPFVQLVALLYSDKKPGEVATRQLIVELLLLLFDLYPPSSLPSTANKPLLSPGVSSTSSALRPREAWESQTSVATSNLITLPAPHKNFFSLIRALLLTPAPPPSESPGAPVSPHAFIESLHLPRIYKTYLQELSDVCRDYFWVFCHPNNTIWVLGETNENSVERPRAPGGMTGGVEFEAMGYFTTHLKLINAISKSVEALGMVKDHELSAYRFHTDLFLSGLERIILISRKASTTYYPTLHLELARYIAFATRAGFELPYTVARLMGMPPVAHAKNPAAAAAALSGGASKSRSHAGSAPGSPARKSNTAAARQPQPQQGQVQGPGQPQTPVTPTNKRFTMGQVPGSGQPVVPALPSPRRIESMRFEM